GCGCTTCGGAGATCACGATGGGCTGGAGGGCTTGGCAGTATTCTTTGCCTCTTCGCACAGCGACTACATCACTGGTCAGTGCCTACCGGTCGATGGTGGTCTTTGCATTAGCTGAGGAACAGCGACAGGCTCCGATCATTGGATAGCCGTATGGACGGCACAGATTGGATCAATTCACGTGACTGATCGCGATAACCCACGGGATAACGCGCGTTATCGAGCCGTTCCTAGTTCGCGCCTCGGCCGGGTGGCGGGTTTTGGCCGGCTAGCAAGCGGAATCGCCGGAGGTATGGTGGCCGAAGGAGCACGACGGCTCGCCAGTGGCGAGAGAATTTCCGCCGAGGACCTGCTGCTCACACCCGGCAATGCACGTCGTCTGACGGAGAGGCTGTCCCATCTACGTGGCGCGGCGATGAAGCTGGGGCAAATCATCAGCATGGATGCAGGTGATTTCCTGCCGGCTGAGCTATCCTCAATTCTTTCCACACTCCGCGATCAGGCGAACTTCATGCCGGCGCGGCAACTGGACTCCGTTCTGCGTGAAGAATGGGGTACGGATTGGCGAACGAATTTTCGTTGGTTCAATCCCCGCCCCATCGCGGCGGCATCGATCGGACAGGTCCACAAGGCGCTTACTCGCGATGGCAAAGAACTTGCGATCAAGGTCCAGTACCCGGGCGTTGCGGAAAGCATATCTGCAGATGTTGACAATGTCGCCACGCTGCTGCGGATGTCTGGACTGTTGCCCGATACGCTCGACATGGAACCGCTGTTGGCGGCCGCCAAGGAGCAGCTCAAGGAAGAGGCTGACTATATTCGCGAAGGCGAACAAATGCGCCTTTATGCTGAACGCATGGAAGGCGATGACCGCTTCGTCGTACCCGACATACACGAAGAGCTGACACGAAGCCGTATTCTGGCGATGAGCTTTGAAGAGGGCATCCCGATCGAAGCTCTCGCCGAAGAACCACAGCACCTCCGCAACGAAGTGTTCGAGCGAATCGTCGATCTGGTTTTGCGGGAGCTTTTTGAATTCGGCGCAATGCAGACCGATCCCAATTTCGCAAACTACCGCTATCGCCGCAGCAATGGGGCGGTAGTGTTGCTCGATTTCGGCGCCGCGCGCGATATCGAGCCGCATGTCATCAAGGGTTACCGAAAACTCCTTAACGCAGGTCTGAGCGGCGATGCCGCCAGAGTTCGTGAAGAGGCTCTCTCCATCGGATTTATAAATCAAACCGTAATCGAACGTCAGGGCGAACGGGTCGACCGGATGATCGCGATTATCACTGATGAAATGAACAAGGATGCGCCCTTCGACTTTGGCAATCGCGCTTTCGTGCCACTTTTGCGCGATGAAGGGTTGGCGATCGCCGAAGACAAGCAAAGCTGGCATATCCCGCCGGCGGAGACGTTGTTCGTTCAACGCAAGATAAGCGGAACGGCGCTGTTGGGCGCGCGGCTGGGAGCTGAGATAAACGTCCGCCAGCTTGTGGAGGCCAAGCTGGCGGAGGTAGTCTGAAGTTACCCAGACTTTTGCGCTTCAATCCATCTTTTGACGTATGTTTCCAGAACACTCATTGGAACTGATCCATTTTCAAGCACCGTGTCGTGAAATGCCCGCAGATCAAAACTTGATCCCAGTTCTCGCTCGGCCAGTTCCCGCAATTCGCGGATTTTCAACTCACCTACCTTGTATGCCAGTGCCTGACCGGGCCACGTAATGTAACGGTTGACCTCAGCATCGATATTCGCGGGCGAAAGCGCCGTATTGTCGAGCATGTAATCGACCGCACGTTGCTTGCTCCAACCTTTGGAGTGTATCCCGGTATCGACGACAAGTCGCGTGGCGCGCCACATCTCATAGCTTAACCGGCCCATCTCACGTGCAGGCGTATTGTAGAGCCCCATCTCAATTCCAAGACGTTCAGAATACAGCCCCCAGCCTTCCACGAAAGCGGTGAAGAATGTGCCGTTGGCGCGAAGCGGATGCAGGTCCAGCTCGCGCTGCAAGGCAATCTGGTGATGATGGCCCGGGACTGCTTCATGCACACCCAGCGCGGGTAGTTCCCACAAGGGACGCTGATCGAGCTCGGTCAGATTCAAACGATAAATCCCCGCCTGCCCCGTTTCGAGCGAGCCAGGCTCGTAATACGCAGTCGTATTCCCAGGGGCTTGTGCTGCTGGAATGGGCAGTACCGTGTAAGGCTGGCGCGGTAGCTTACCGAACAGTTTCGGCATCCAGCCATCGATCTCCTTAGCCAAAGCTTGTGTATAGCGCAGATAGTCCTGCTCATCGGTCATGTAATACCGCGGGTCGGTGCGCAGATGCTCGATGAAAGCTTCGCGCGTTTCAAACCCGGCTTCGGAGGCCACAGTCTCCATTTCCGCACGGATTCGTGCGACCTCAGATAGCCCAAGCTTGTGAACTTCGTCAGCGGTCATGTCCGTCGTAGTGAAACTCTTGACGCGATAGTCATAAAACTCTGCACCTCCAGGAGTTGCAAGGACGCCCGGTGTTCCTGTGCGACATCGAGGTGCATATTCGTCTGTGTAGAAGTCCGCAAAGGCTTGAAGCTCCGGAAATACAGAGGATTCTAAGACGGTCTTGGCGCGAGCTTTCAGATCCGCCCAATCCGCATCGCTGATCGTTGCAGGCTGTGTTGCAAACGGGGCCCAATACGGAGAGCTTTCCGCTTCAGAGTGAACCATGCTCTGCATGCGATCATCGAAACCTTCCATCGGACCGCACGCGTGTGTCAGGCCCTTTTCGATGGAGATTCGTGACCGATCAATAGAGTCTTGGTTAACCTTTGAATACGCGGCAAGGCGACCAACGTAGCTCTCGTAATCCTCCAGCGTGAAGAATGGTGAGCTATGCGGCAATGAGGCCAATTGATTGAACCAACCCCCGCGGTTGGTGAAGATCTGGTACCAGTCATGCTCATGAGCGGAGGCAGCGACAATGTCCGCCATACTAAGTCGTACGACGTCGAAATCGACTTGCAAGTCAGCAGAAAGTGCAGCCCTGTCGATCGTATCAAGCTGCGCCACAAACCGCCGGGCATCAGCGATGCTGCGCGCGTGGGCTTCGAGAGACCAATCGCCCAACTTACCGTCACCCCTTCGATCGCCAACGCTTGTTGCTAGGCCCGGGCTGTTATCCAGATACCATTGCCAGATCTCTTCGCGAAGTGACTCATAGGCAGCGATAGATTCGCTTTCTATGGTTGCCATCCCGTGATCATTTGCGCTGACAGATGTGCCAGAAATAGCGGCAGTCGATGCGAGCAATACCGCGGCAAGTAGCTTTTGCATTAAAATCTCTCCTGTTGCGGACGCTTCCTATTGCGCGACCACCTATAGGTCCAGTAGCCATTGACCAATGGCACACACCGCATCTGTTCTCTTCGTTTGCCTTGGCAATATTTGCCGTTCCCCTTTGGCCGAAGCCGCTTTCCGCGCCGCTGCGCACGAGGCAGGTTTCGAAGTGCATGTCGATAGCGTGGGCACTGCAGGTTATCATGTGGGTGAACCGCCCGACCCCCGAAGCATCCGCACAGCGGCCACTCGTGGCATCGACATCGCGCACTATCGTGGGCGGCAACTCGCAGAGAGTGACTATCGCGAATTCACGCACATCTTTGCGATGGATCACGAGAATCTAAGAAACATTGAAGCTAGAGCGCCCACAGATGCGACGGCGAAAATCTCGCTTCTGCTAGATTTACTTCCCCACCGTATGGGCGAAGCCGTGGGTGATCCCTATTACGGTGGAGAGGATGGATTTGAGCGCACATGGGCTGAGGTGAATGAGGCGGCACAGGCGCTCGCAAGAAAGCTAGCCCCCGCGCAATAATTGTACGCCCCAATCCCGCTCAAACAGATAGAGCAGGATACGCGCTGCCTCTCCCCGCTCGCTTGCCAATCCCCCATCTCGCTCCATCAACAATCGCGCATCGGCATGAGCCGCGGGCAACAGTCGCGTGATCTGTTCAAGATTTGCAACGCGAAAAGGCGTGTCTCCCGACTGGCGGGTTCCCAAAAGCTCACCGCCACCGCGCAATTCCAAATCCTCTTCGGCAATGCGAAAACCGTCCTGCGTTTCGCGCATCAGCGCGAGACGTCTACGAGCAGTTTCAGACAAGGCTTCTCCGCGCAACAGAAGACACACGGCCTGTTCCGATCCACGGCCAACCCGGCCACGCAGCTGGTGCAGTTGAGCGAGGCCAAATTGCTCGGCCTGCTCTATCACCACCAAAGTCGCGTTGGGCACGTCCACACCAACTTCAATGACCGTGGTCGCGACCATCAGCTTCGCCTCGCCCGCGACAAAACGCTCCATTGCGGCGTCCTTGGCTTCGGGCGGCATTTGACCGTGCACAAGCACAACGGAATCTCCGAACCGCTCCTTCAGCGCCGCATAGCGCGCTTCTGCCGCCGCCAGATCGGCGACCTCGCTCTCATGCACCATGGGGCATACCCAGAACGCCTGCTGCCCTGTCTCAAGGTGTCGCGCGATCCCATCGACAATCTCACCCATGCGTTCCATCGACATGACGCGGGTCAAAATCGGCTTGCGGCCCGGCGGCATCTCATCGAGTTTGCTAACGTCCATCTCGCCATATTGCGCGAGCGTAAGCGTGCGCGGGATCGGCGTGGCCGTCATCGCCAATGTGTGCGGTGTGCGCTTGCCCTTACTGGCGAGCTGCAGGCGCTGGGCAACGCCAAAGCGATGCTGTTCGTCGATCACCACCAGACCAAGGTCTTTGTAGTTCACTGTATCCTGAAAGATCGCGTGCGTGCCCACCACAATATCGATTGAGCCGTCGAGCATGCCCATAAGCTTAGCTTCGCGGGCCTTGCCTTTGTCACGCCCTGTCAGGAGAGCGACCTCAACGCCAGTTGGCGCGGCCATCTGCCGCAAAGTCTCGTAATGCTGGCGAGCCAAGATTTCTGTTGGAGCCAACAACGCTGCCTGCTTGCCCGCCTCATTCGCGATCAACATGGCATACAGCGCGACCACGGTCTTGCCCGCGCCAACATCGCCCTGCAGCAATCGCAGCATGGGCGCTTCCTGCGCCAGATCGCCTTCGATTTCGCTGACCGAACGAGACTGTGCACCAGTCAAAGAGTAAGGCAGCTGCAGTTTGTCACGCAGTGAGCCCTCGCCAGCCAGGGGCTGGCCCTTACGGCTGCGATTGTCCGCCCGCACCAGCATCAGCGCGAGACTGTTCGCCAGCAACTCATCATAGGCCAACCGATCGCGAGCTTTCGGATTCTCGGATCTGTGCGCCAGGCTCAACGCGTCACGCCAATCAGGCCAGCCCTCCTTGTCATGCTGCGTCGGTTCGATCCATTCGGGAAGCTCTGGCAAGCGGGTCAGCGCCTGACTGACCAGCCCTGCCATTCGTGGCTGCGTCAGCCCTTCCGACAAGCCGTAAACGGGCTCGCACATACGCGCAAGGTTGGCGCTGCTTTCCTTCTCGACGTGATCCGGGTGCACGATCTGCAGCATATCGCCAAAACGGTCGAGCTTTCCCGCTACCCAGCGCCTCTCACCAACTGGCAGCTGTTTCTTCGCCGTGTAAGACGCCCGCCCGAAATAGGTGATGTTGCAGATGTTGCCGGTGCTATCCTGCGCAAAGACCCGATAGGGCCCTCGGTTATTCCGCGCTGCACGGTGTTCGGTCGGCGTTAGCGCGACAATAATGTTCTCGCCTTCGTTCGCGTCATCAAGCGTTTCAACGGCTCGCCGCGTCACAAAACGCTCTGGCAAGTGATAGGCTAAATCGCGCACGCGAGTGAGGCCGAGCTTGTCCAGCGGCTTCTTCAGCTTCGGCCCTACGCCTTCCAGCGCATCGCTCTCGATAAACAGCGGATTTAAGACCTCAGGACGCATTTCACTGCTATAGCCGCTTGCGCGCTTTGAGCGAGTCCCCTACCCGCGCCTTATGCCCGACGCACTGACATTCGAAGCCCGTCTCGCCCGCGCCAAATTCCGCGCGTGGCATCGTGGCACCCGCGAAGCCGATTACATGATCGGCGGCTATTTCGATCGTTATCACAGCGAATGGGATGAGGTTGCATTACGCTGGTTCGAAGATCTGCTCGACGAAGACGACGTGGATGTGATGGCCTGGGCCATGAAGACCGCACCAGTTGCAGAACGCTTTGCCGGACCGATGATGGAGCGAATGCAGCAGCTCGACTATGTCGACATCCCGCGCTGATCCGACGCACCTCTATGCCTGACCTTTCGAATATCCTTTCGGCCTCTTCGCCGCTTACCCTCGCCTCGGTTGCGCGCGGCGCGCAGCCATTGGTGATGAGCGATCTGGCGCGCGCTTCTAAGGGACGCGCAGTCTTTATCGCACCGGATGAGGCTGCGATGCGTTCGGTGGCGGAAGCGGCCAAGTTCTTTGCACCAGAACTTGAAATGATCGAGTTCCCCGCATGGGATTGCTTGCCTTATGACCGGGCGAGCCCTGCATTATCGGTCAGTGCAAAGCGGCTCGCCGCCCTGCATCGCCTTCAGTCTGGCAAGGCCGGTTCACAGCTACTGGTTACCACTGCGAACGCGGTTCTGCAGCGTGTTCTGACCCCGTTTCGAGTTCGCGAGAGCGTTCGTGAATTCAAACAGGGTACAACCATCGGCCATAGCAGCTTGTCCGCCTTGCTCCAGCGGCAAGGCTATTCACGCACGGACACCGTGGTCGATCACGGTGAGTATGCCCTGCGCGGCTCGATCGTCGACATTTTCCCGTCGAGCCTGGAACAGGGTCTGAGGCTCGATTTCTTCGGCGATGAGCTGGAAAGCTTGCGCCTGTTTGATCCGTCAACGCAGATGACCGTCGGCACGCTGAAACAGCATCTCTTGCTACCTGCGAGCGAGGCGCTGCTCGATGAAGACAGCATCAAACGTTTCCGCAGCCGCTACCGAGAGATGTTCGGTGCCACCGCAACACAGGACCCTCTTTATGAGGCAGTCAGCGATGGACGTCGACTGGCTGGCATGGAGCATTGGCTGCCGCTGTTCGAGGATCGGTTGGCGACGATCTTCGACTACCTCTCGTCTGAAGACGTGGTGGTCATCGACAGCGGAGCCATCGGCGCATCGGACGAACGGCTAAAGGATGTCGCGGATTATCATCAGGCGCGCAAGAAGACTGCCGGCCAGGCAGCCGGTAGTTATCGGCCGCTCGACAATAATGCGCTCTACCTGGGCAAAGACGAATTCGATGCTGCGCTCAGGGAGCACACTGTCCACCGCAGCGTGATTTTTGCTGAGCCTGAAGGTGATCAGGTGATCGACTTCGGGTTCTCCTCAGCGCGCGATTTCGCACCGGATCGAGCACGCGGGGACAATGTCTATCCCATCGCGGCACAACACCTCAATTCGCTCGGCAAATCCGGCAAGCGTGCGATTATCGCGGCATATTCCAGCGGCAGTCGCTCTCGCATCGCATCTATCCTCGAAGAGGCTGGGTGCAAGGTAGAACACGCAAACACGTGGCAAGAAGCGCTAGGGGCGAGCGCCAGGGGCAAGCCCGTAGCCACCGTTCTGCCGCTCGAAACGGGGTTTGCGAACGATCAGATCGAACTGCTGACTGAGCAGGATATCCTGGGTGACCGGCTTGTTCGACGCAAGAAACGCCGCAAGGATTCCGATGCATTTCTGGCGGAACTGCAATCGCTTAGCCGCGGCGATCTGGTGGTCCATGTTGAACACGGGATTGGGAAGTATCTAGGGCTGGAACCAGTCCCCGTAGGCAAGAGCCAGCACGACTGTGTGATGTTGGAATACAAGGGCGGCGACAAGCTGTTCATCCCGGTTGAGAACATCGATGTGCTTTCACGCTACGGCAGTAGCGAAGAAGCGGTCATGCTCGACCGGCTAGGCGGCGAAGGTTGGCAGAAACGCCGTGCGAAGCTGAAAGAACGCATCCGTGCGATCGCCGGTGAATTGATGCAGATCGCCGCTCAGCGCGCGCTGAAGAAAGCGCCCGTGCTTGAGCCAGAGGCATCGGCCTACAACCAGTTCGTCGAGAAGTTTCCGTGGCAAGAAACCGACGACCAAGACGCAGCCATCGCTGACGTATTGCGTGATCTGGAAAGCGGCCGCCCAATGGATCGATTGGTGTGCGGCGATGTGGGCTTCGGTAAAACCGAAGTGGCCCTGCGCGCTGCATTTGTAGCCGCGATGAACGGCCAGCAGGTGGCAGTGGTTGCCCCCACTACCTTGCTCGCGCGGCAGCATTACACCAATTTCGTTGAACGCTTCGCTGGCTTCCCGCTGAAAGTTGGCCGCTTGTCTCGTTTGGTCCCCGCTAAAGAGATGTCGGACACACGCGAAGGTCTTGAGAAAGGCGATGTCGATATTGTCATCGGCACGCATGCGATCCTGTCAAAGAGCACCAAGTTCCGCGATCTGGGCCTGGTGATTGTCGACGAAGAGCAGCGGTTCGGGGTGACGCATAAAGAGCGGCTAAAGGCATTGCGTGCTGACGTGCATGTTCTGACTCTGACGGCCACTCCCATCCCGCGCACGCTGCAAATGGCGATGACGGGCCTGCGCGAACTCTCAACCATCCAGACGCCGCCGGTCGACCGCCTCGCGGTGCGGACCTATGTGATGGAATGGGATGACATGGTGATGCGCGAAGCTTTGCTGCGCGAACACCACCGCGGCGGGCAAAGTTTCATCGTTGTACCACGCATTTCCGACATGGCCGATGTGGAAGAATGGCTGCGCGAGCATGTGCCGGAAGTGAAGAGCATATCCGCGCACGGCCAGATGGGAGCTGGTGAAGTCGAAGAGCGCATGAGCGCGTTCTATGACCGCAAATATGACGTGTTGCTGTCGACCACCATCGTCGAGAGCGGACTCGACATCCCCAGCGCCAACACAATCATAATCCACCGCGCCGATCGGTTCGGGCTGGCTCAGCTTTACCAGCTGCGCGGGCGCGTAGGCCGGTCAAAGCTGCGGGCCTACGCCTATCTGACCTACGCAAAGGATGTGCAGTTGTCAGAAGTGGCGGAGAAGCGTCTGAAAGTCCTGGGCGATCTCGACTCATTGGGAGCCGGATTCCAGCTCGCTAGCCACGATCTGGACATTCGCGGGGCCGGCAATCTACTGGGCGACGAGCAATCGGGCCATATCCGCGAAGTCGGGTTTGAACTCTATCAGTCCATGCTCGAGGATGCGATCCTTGCTGCAAAGGCAGGCGAGATGGGACTTGAGGCAGACCGCGACAAAGTCAGCCCGCAGATCACCGTCGACGCACCGATCATGATCCCGGAAGATTATGTGCCGGATCTGGCGGTGCGCATGGCGCTGTATCGCCGTTTGAATGATGCCAAGGACAAGGCAGAGATCGAGGCCATGGCGGCTGAGATGATCGACCGTTTCGGCCCCCTGCCCGATGCCACTGCCAACCTCGTTCGCCTGATCGAGATCAAGCATCAGGCCATCACAGCCAATATTGCCAAAATTGATGTCGGCGCACGCGGAACACTTGTGACATTCCACAAGGATGATTTTCCGGACGGGCCAGGCCTTCTTGCCTATGTCGACAGGCTTCAAGGAACGGCCAAGCTGCGCCCAGACATGAAGCTGGTTATCAATCGCGCTTGGGGTGATCCGCAAAGTCGCCTCAATGGCTTGTTCCAGCTCACCAAGGGACTTTCACGTATCGTCCAAAAAGCTAGGAAAGCAGCCTGAACGTTGAAATACGCTGGCTTCGCGCATAGTTGTGCGATCACGCTTGGCGATGAAGGGACGAAAAATTGTCCGATACAGGTACATTCAAACGCTTTGCCTTGCTGGCTTCTGACGCGCATCGAGCCAAAACTGCCTATGCCGATCTGTTGCCTACACATGACTGGGTACCAGTCGAAGAAGCAGATGTGGCTGTAGTTTTGGGCGGCGATGGCTTTATGCTCCAGACCCTGCATGAAATGCTGAATCGCGGAAGAGTCATACCCGCCTATGGCCTCAATCGCGGCACAGTGGGCTTCATGATGAACCGGTATCGCAATGGTGGAAACGTGCTTAGCCGGGTACAGAAGGCTCGCCCTTTCACCTTCTCACCATTACGAATGGAAGCGACCACGCAGGACGGTAAAGAGCACACATTTCTTGCCATCAACGAAGTGTCGTTGCTGCGTGAGATGCGCCAGACCGCCAAGATTGAAGTCTCAGTCAATGGCCGCGTGCGGATCAAAGAACTGGTCTGTGACGGCGTGCTGCTGTCAACGCCAGCAGGATCAACGGCCTATAATCTGTCAGCCAATGGCCCAATACTGCCACTCGATTCGAAACTATTGGCGTTGACGCCGATCAGCCCATTCCGTCCGCGGCGCTGGAACGGGGCAATTCTGCCCGATCATTTGCCCGTCAAATTTCGAATACTCGAGGCGGCAAAGCGTCCCGTTTCTGCTGTGGCGGACCAGACCGAGCTTCGCGACATTGCAGAGGTTCTGCTCACAGTCGAACGTGACACGGAGCTTACGCTGCTGTTCGACAAGGGACATTCGCTCGACGAACGGATTGTTGCCGAACAATTTCAGGTCTGATCAGCGTGAACCGTAATAGTCGCGAAAAATTGCGGCCTGAGCCCCACACACCACTTGCCAAACGAATCCAGCGCCCATATAGGGCCGCTCTGCCTTTCGGGCTGCTCCCCGATAGC
The Altererythrobacter ishigakiensis genome window above contains:
- a CDS encoding ABC1 kinase family protein codes for the protein MTDRDNPRDNARYRAVPSSRLGRVAGFGRLASGIAGGMVAEGARRLASGERISAEDLLLTPGNARRLTERLSHLRGAAMKLGQIISMDAGDFLPAELSSILSTLRDQANFMPARQLDSVLREEWGTDWRTNFRWFNPRPIAAASIGQVHKALTRDGKELAIKVQYPGVAESISADVDNVATLLRMSGLLPDTLDMEPLLAAAKEQLKEEADYIREGEQMRLYAERMEGDDRFVVPDIHEELTRSRILAMSFEEGIPIEALAEEPQHLRNEVFERIVDLVLRELFEFGAMQTDPNFANYRYRRSNGAVVLLDFGAARDIEPHVIKGYRKLLNAGLSGDAARVREEALSIGFINQTVIERQGERVDRMIAIITDEMNKDAPFDFGNRAFVPLLRDEGLAIAEDKQSWHIPPAETLFVQRKISGTALLGARLGAEINVRQLVEAKLAEVV
- a CDS encoding DUF885 domain-containing protein; translated protein: MQKLLAAVLLASTAAISGTSVSANDHGMATIESESIAAYESLREEIWQWYLDNSPGLATSVGDRRGDGKLGDWSLEAHARSIADARRFVAQLDTIDRAALSADLQVDFDVVRLSMADIVAASAHEHDWYQIFTNRGGWFNQLASLPHSSPFFTLEDYESYVGRLAAYSKVNQDSIDRSRISIEKGLTHACGPMEGFDDRMQSMVHSEAESSPYWAPFATQPATISDADWADLKARAKTVLESSVFPELQAFADFYTDEYAPRCRTGTPGVLATPGGAEFYDYRVKSFTTTDMTADEVHKLGLSEVARIRAEMETVASEAGFETREAFIEHLRTDPRYYMTDEQDYLRYTQALAKEIDGWMPKLFGKLPRQPYTVLPIPAAQAPGNTTAYYEPGSLETGQAGIYRLNLTELDQRPLWELPALGVHEAVPGHHHQIALQRELDLHPLRANGTFFTAFVEGWGLYSERLGIEMGLYNTPAREMGRLSYEMWRATRLVVDTGIHSKGWSKQRAVDYMLDNTALSPANIDAEVNRYITWPGQALAYKVGELKIRELRELAERELGSSFDLRAFHDTVLENGSVPMSVLETYVKRWIEAQKSG
- a CDS encoding low molecular weight protein-tyrosine-phosphatase — its product is MAHTASVLFVCLGNICRSPLAEAAFRAAAHEAGFEVHVDSVGTAGYHVGEPPDPRSIRTAATRGIDIAHYRGRQLAESDYREFTHIFAMDHENLRNIEARAPTDATAKISLLLDLLPHRMGEAVGDPYYGGEDGFERTWAEVNEAAQALARKLAPAQ
- the recG gene encoding ATP-dependent DNA helicase RecG, whose product is MRPEVLNPLFIESDALEGVGPKLKKPLDKLGLTRVRDLAYHLPERFVTRRAVETLDDANEGENIIVALTPTEHRAARNNRGPYRVFAQDSTGNICNITYFGRASYTAKKQLPVGERRWVAGKLDRFGDMLQIVHPDHVEKESSANLARMCEPVYGLSEGLTQPRMAGLVSQALTRLPELPEWIEPTQHDKEGWPDWRDALSLAHRSENPKARDRLAYDELLANSLALMLVRADNRSRKGQPLAGEGSLRDKLQLPYSLTGAQSRSVSEIEGDLAQEAPMLRLLQGDVGAGKTVVALYAMLIANEAGKQAALLAPTEILARQHYETLRQMAAPTGVEVALLTGRDKGKAREAKLMGMLDGSIDIVVGTHAIFQDTVNYKDLGLVVIDEQHRFGVAQRLQLASKGKRTPHTLAMTATPIPRTLTLAQYGEMDVSKLDEMPPGRKPILTRVMSMERMGEIVDGIARHLETGQQAFWVCPMVHESEVADLAAAEARYAALKERFGDSVVLVHGQMPPEAKDAAMERFVAGEAKLMVATTVIEVGVDVPNATLVVIEQAEQFGLAQLHQLRGRVGRGSEQAVCLLLRGEALSETARRRLALMRETQDGFRIAEEDLELRGGGELLGTRQSGDTPFRVANLEQITRLLPAAHADARLLMERDGGLASERGEAARILLYLFERDWGVQLLRGG
- a CDS encoding succinate dehydrogenase assembly factor 2 is translated as MPDALTFEARLARAKFRAWHRGTREADYMIGGYFDRYHSEWDEVALRWFEDLLDEDDVDVMAWAMKTAPVAERFAGPMMERMQQLDYVDIPR
- the mfd gene encoding transcription-repair coupling factor, producing the protein MPDLSNILSASSPLTLASVARGAQPLVMSDLARASKGRAVFIAPDEAAMRSVAEAAKFFAPELEMIEFPAWDCLPYDRASPALSVSAKRLAALHRLQSGKAGSQLLVTTANAVLQRVLTPFRVRESVREFKQGTTIGHSSLSALLQRQGYSRTDTVVDHGEYALRGSIVDIFPSSLEQGLRLDFFGDELESLRLFDPSTQMTVGTLKQHLLLPASEALLDEDSIKRFRSRYREMFGATATQDPLYEAVSDGRRLAGMEHWLPLFEDRLATIFDYLSSEDVVVIDSGAIGASDERLKDVADYHQARKKTAGQAAGSYRPLDNNALYLGKDEFDAALREHTVHRSVIFAEPEGDQVIDFGFSSARDFAPDRARGDNVYPIAAQHLNSLGKSGKRAIIAAYSSGSRSRIASILEEAGCKVEHANTWQEALGASARGKPVATVLPLETGFANDQIELLTEQDILGDRLVRRKKRRKDSDAFLAELQSLSRGDLVVHVEHGIGKYLGLEPVPVGKSQHDCVMLEYKGGDKLFIPVENIDVLSRYGSSEEAVMLDRLGGEGWQKRRAKLKERIRAIAGELMQIAAQRALKKAPVLEPEASAYNQFVEKFPWQETDDQDAAIADVLRDLESGRPMDRLVCGDVGFGKTEVALRAAFVAAMNGQQVAVVAPTTLLARQHYTNFVERFAGFPLKVGRLSRLVPAKEMSDTREGLEKGDVDIVIGTHAILSKSTKFRDLGLVIVDEEQRFGVTHKERLKALRADVHVLTLTATPIPRTLQMAMTGLRELSTIQTPPVDRLAVRTYVMEWDDMVMREALLREHHRGGQSFIVVPRISDMADVEEWLREHVPEVKSISAHGQMGAGEVEERMSAFYDRKYDVLLSTTIVESGLDIPSANTIIIHRADRFGLAQLYQLRGRVGRSKLRAYAYLTYAKDVQLSEVAEKRLKVLGDLDSLGAGFQLASHDLDIRGAGNLLGDEQSGHIREVGFELYQSMLEDAILAAKAGEMGLEADRDKVSPQITVDAPIMIPEDYVPDLAVRMALYRRLNDAKDKAEIEAMAAEMIDRFGPLPDATANLVRLIEIKHQAITANIAKIDVGARGTLVTFHKDDFPDGPGLLAYVDRLQGTAKLRPDMKLVINRAWGDPQSRLNGLFQLTKGLSRIVQKARKAA
- a CDS encoding NAD kinase, translating into MSDTGTFKRFALLASDAHRAKTAYADLLPTHDWVPVEEADVAVVLGGDGFMLQTLHEMLNRGRVIPAYGLNRGTVGFMMNRYRNGGNVLSRVQKARPFTFSPLRMEATTQDGKEHTFLAINEVSLLREMRQTAKIEVSVNGRVRIKELVCDGVLLSTPAGSTAYNLSANGPILPLDSKLLALTPISPFRPRRWNGAILPDHLPVKFRILEAAKRPVSAVADQTELRDIAEVLLTVERDTELTLLFDKGHSLDERIVAEQFQV